From the genome of Clostridia bacterium, one region includes:
- a CDS encoding DUF1538 domain-containing protein, with protein MKKTILPKIKETITAVLPISILLTVIKLIFLQEMPWDLFVIFLVGMFLLMIGMFLFSLGTDTAMVPIGQMLSKDVTKSQKIILTIFICFIIGLVISIAEPNLHIFADQIPKVKSNLLVLTVGIGIGIFLIIGLLRTVFKIKIKYILAVSYFLIILIMILDQQSNFISIAFDAAGATTGPISVPFIMSFGAGLAAVKGGKTSESDSFGLLGICAIGPVLSVLILGLFSNSGDYLIRLDEYVSIEMSQIPGLFLRELPKTMLNVALALSPILILFTLYKLIYRNISHRQVKKLIVGMLYTYIGITIFSTGANIGFIPMGQYFGKHLAALKYNWILIPIGFVIGVLIIAAEPAVHVLKKQVEEITGGAISEKVLFFSLAVGIGLAISLSIIRALYHVNILFFLIPGYVLAVSLSFVVPEVFTALAFDSGTVASGVMAATFIVPLTMGVYLYDGPGSMINSFGAIAFVTMMPIITIQIMGLIYKIKSHKKKAQKAHKDDNMIVELES; from the coding sequence ATGAAAAAAACAATCCTTCCTAAGATCAAAGAAACCATAACGGCAGTTTTACCAATATCCATACTATTGACTGTAATCAAATTAATTTTTTTGCAGGAAATGCCATGGGATTTGTTTGTGATCTTTTTGGTTGGAATGTTTTTATTGATGATAGGTATGTTTTTGTTTTCGTTGGGAACAGATACAGCTATGGTTCCTATCGGTCAAATGCTAAGTAAAGACGTTACAAAAAGTCAAAAAATAATACTCACAATATTTATTTGCTTTATTATAGGATTAGTAATTTCAATTGCTGAGCCTAATTTGCATATATTTGCCGATCAGATTCCTAAAGTTAAAAGTAATCTTTTAGTGCTAACTGTAGGCATAGGCATAGGTATCTTTTTGATTATTGGTCTTTTAAGAACGGTTTTCAAAATTAAAATCAAATATATTCTTGCGGTTTCTTATTTTTTAATAATTTTAATTATGATTTTGGATCAGCAAAGCAACTTTATTTCAATAGCTTTTGATGCTGCTGGTGCTACTACAGGGCCTATTTCTGTTCCGTTTATAATGTCTTTTGGTGCTGGTCTTGCTGCAGTTAAAGGCGGAAAAACATCAGAAAGTGACAGCTTTGGATTGCTTGGAATTTGTGCAATAGGACCTGTATTATCTGTTTTAATTTTGGGCCTATTTTCTAATTCAGGCGATTATTTGATAAGACTAGATGAATACGTAAGCATAGAAATGTCTCAAATACCTGGTTTGTTTTTAAGAGAATTGCCTAAAACTATGTTAAATGTAGCATTAGCATTAAGTCCTATTTTGATTTTATTTACTTTATATAAACTTATTTATAGAAACATTTCTCATAGACAAGTCAAAAAACTTATAGTTGGAATGTTATATACATATATAGGTATCACAATATTTTCTACAGGAGCTAACATTGGTTTTATACCAATGGGACAATATTTCGGAAAGCATCTTGCTGCATTGAAGTATAACTGGATTTTGATTCCAATAGGATTTGTAATCGGCGTTTTGATAATTGCAGCAGAACCCGCTGTCCATGTTCTCAAAAAGCAGGTTGAAGAAATTACAGGCGGTGCAATTTCGGAAAAAGTTTTGTTTTTTAGCCTTGCTGTAGGAATAGGATTGGCTATTTCGCTTTCAATTATAAGAGCTTTGTATCATGTCAATATTTTATTTTTCCTTATTCCTGGATATGTTTTGGCTGTATCTTTATCTTTTGTTGTTCCCGAAGTCTTTACCGCACTTGCGTTTGACTCAGGTACAGTCGCATCAGGAGTTATGGCAGCAACTTTTATAGTCCCATTGACAATGGGAGTATATTTATATGACGGTCCAGGGTCAATGATAAATTCTTTCGGCGCAATTGCTTTTGTAACAATGATGCCGATTATCACTATTCAAATTATGGGATTGATTTATAAGATAAAATCTCATAAGAAAAAAGCACAAAAAGCTCATAAAGATGATAATATGATAGTTGAATTAGAAAGTTAG